A portion of the Canis aureus isolate CA01 chromosome 32, VMU_Caureus_v.1.0, whole genome shotgun sequence genome contains these proteins:
- the C2CD4A gene encoding LOW QUALITY PROTEIN: C2 calcium-dependent domain-containing protein 4A (The sequence of the model RefSeq protein was modified relative to this genomic sequence to represent the inferred CDS: inserted 1 base in 1 codon), protein MTPGDDRGRLAAPETCNTACNSSAGLARSVPGEAGGRSPNRRQDTDGWCAACSASRPAPRGSPGPRARLMWCLDRLRLGPERLRRGRNGAPQGRAHRLPTLTPAAWENVLTPDRIPEFCIPPRLAPCTGVAALRVSWSHAAALDAAAGHTDWDPRSQAALSLPHLPRGRTAYGFCALLESPHTRRKESLFLGGPGAAPPPPPPPPPGAAPAAAAAPALPARPRPRPRPAPRAPAPPARARRLLRAPEGLLSRALRARGSRGLARARSACGGDRDEPPSRAGAPSPRPAASPPPPPGPDPRPERLEAEGTVALGRAGGALRLAAEYSRASGRLRVRLLGAGGXGGAAGAAGAAEPRAVGCRVSFVLRPPGQTRPQRSAVVRPSRAAASEQDVWPDGLSEEQLRRLAVRVQAEERGRLRGQGELLLGALLLPAGPGLRPPPRA, encoded by the exons ATGACTCCTGGAGACGACCGAGGACGACTGGCAGCGCCTGAAACTTGCAATACGGCTTGCAACAGCAGCGCGGGGCTGGCCCGCAGCGTCCCGGGCGAGGCGGGGGGCAGGAGCCCTAACAGAAGGCAAGACACGGACGGCTGGTGCGCCGCGTGCAGTGCGAGCCGGCCAGCACCGCGGGGGTCACCTGGGCCCCGCGCCCGCCTCATGTGGTGCCTGGACAGGCTCCGCCTGGGCCCCGAGCGCCTGCGGAGGGGCAGGAACGGGGCTCCCCAGGGCCGGGCCCACCGGCTCCCGACGCTCACGCCCGCCGCCTGGGAAAACGTGCTCACCCCCGACCGCATCCCCGAGTTCTGCATCCCCCCGCGCCTCGCGCCCTGCACCGGCGTGGCCGCACTCCGGGTTTCCTGGAGCCACGCGGCCGCGCTAGACGCTGCGGCCGGACACACGGACTGGGACCCGCGCTCGCAGGCCGCGCTCTCGCTGCCGCACCTGCCCCGCGGCCGCACCGCCTACGGCTTCTGCGCGCTGCTCGAGAGTCCGCACACGCGCCGCAAGGAGTCGCTCTTCCTCGGCGGCCccggcgccgccccgcccccgcccccgcccccgcccccgggcgcagccccggccgccgccgccgcccccgcgctccccgcccgcccccgcccccgcccccgcccggcgccgcgcgcgcccgccccgccggcccgcgcccgccgcctcCTGCGCGCCCCCGAAGGGCTGCTGAGCCGCGCGCTGCGAGCCCGGGGGAGCCGCGGCCTGGCCCGCGCCCGCTCCGCGTGCGGCGGGGACCGGGACGAGCCGCCCTCCCGGGCCGGGGCCCCCTC tccccgtcccgccgcctccccgccgccgccgcctggcCCCGACCCGCGGCCCGAGCGCCTGGAGGCCGAGGGCACCGTGGCCCTGGGCCGCGCCGGGGGCGCCCTGCGCCTGGCCGCCGAGTACAGTCGGGCCAGCGGGCGGCTCCGCGTGCGGCTGctcggggccgggg ccgggggggccgcgggggccgcgggggccgccgAGCCCCGCGCCGTCGGCTGCCGCGTGAGCTTCGTGCTGCGGCCGCCGGGCCAGACGCGCCCGCAGCGCAGCGCCGTGGTCCGGCCGAGCCGCGCGGCCGCCTCGGAGCAGGACGTGTGGCCGGACGGGCTGTCGGAGGAGCAGCTGCGCCGCCTGGCCGTGCGCGTCCAGGCCGAGGAGCGGGGCCGCCTGCGGGGCCAGGGCGAGCTGCTGCTGGGCGCCCTGCTGCTCCCCGCGGGGCCCGGCCTCCGACCGCCGCCGCGCGCCTAA